TCAATAACTCCTAGAACAGAATTATTAATCATGgtatgtttgtttattaacattttttgttgcttggGATTCTGTGTCATTAGCGTTGGGGAAAATGTTCAGCTACATTAAACCGAATAAGTGATTTAAAGCTGATGACTTGAATGGGTTTCTCGCATGTACATTCAACTATGACGGTTTATTGTGGGGTTAGGCCTGATCGGATTTGGAGCCCGAGGATTCTGCTTACCAATCCTGACCTTTGACCTCTATTGGCCGTAAAAGGTTGCATTCACGGCCGGTGACTTGATCGCCCATTAAATGCATCTTCGCCCAGGTTCGGCATATAAACTTTTGGCGTTATTATGTTACAACTTTTCACAGTAATTGAAGCGTGCAAAAATTCATCACTTTTATCTGTATCTATTTTCGAATGGctactgtgtgtgtgtttggccgCGGAAATGGGtgggcattaaaaaaaaacattctgcCCGTGGCTTGCGTGTGTGCGAAACACCGTCGAACACAAATACTCGAATGTCGTAACGAGTTCGGCGGCCAAAATGACTTTTCAAACTTGTGTGTACAAAATTTAACCAGTTGAACAACggaataacaacaataattacGGCTATAAATTGGCAAATCAAGAGAGTTATGTTAAAGAGGGGAAATCGGAAGTTGGCCGACGATTACATACACCATGCAGCAGGTTTATAGTCTAACCAACCCATCGGAACAAGAAAAGTTTTTGGTAACTAAGTGTTCTCTTTCAGTTCACATTACGATTGCTACGTGGTCAACAttatttaatagttaataatCACTCAAATTGCTGTGGGTATTGTTTCATCAACAAAAAGTCGAATTCAACTTTTACTGTTTTTCCAAACGAAGATTTTACACTTTAATGATATTTATAAAAGGTTTTGGAAGTAAAAGCATTTCATGtggaatgaaattaaaaactaagtGTTTAATTGTTCTTAAATTAGGAAAATGCTTCCCTTGGCtttatacttttatattaGAATTTGAAGTCGTAATTCAAgatcataaaaaatgtttacagtaaaaaaattaattaataataatgtttcAATAAGTCGATTTCAACTTTTACTTAACttaaatgatattttagaaaagGTTTCAAGTGGAATAAGAAAATGCTTCTTCCTGGCTTTATACTTGTTGTTTTAGAATTCGAAATCGTAATTcaagataataaaaatgttattcagTAGACATGTATGAGTGGTCACATTTTACCGTGCATGCTATATAGGGTTTTATCATTTCTGTGTGAATTGTAGCTGTGCAATGACACGGAAATCAGCAgaggaactaaaaaaatataagtttttttacCTACACATGTTTTTGAGATGGGCCCTGACTAAccagtatatatatttgtgtcGTTTCGCAGGAACCCCAACTGGTGGCGTCGTCGCACCAAGTTGGAAAGAAGCCTGCTGGTCGTCAGCGGCATTCTGTTCGTGGCAGCCGCCGCCGGATTCGGATTGTGGCTGAACGACGCTCTGAAGGCTGCCGGTTCCCCGGAGAATCCGCAGGCCACGGCCCTGCACGGCGACAGCACCACCATCAACAAGGTGCCCATGGGCTCTGCCCCCAAGGGCAAGGCGGGCGAGGACTCCTCCAGCGACGTGTGCCTCTCCCAGGAGTGCATCCACACGGCGTCCACCGTTCTGCGCAAGATGCGGCCCGAGGTGGAGCCCTGTGACAACTTCTACGAGTTCGCCTGCGGCACCTACCTCGAGGAGGAGAACATCCCGGACGACAAGGTCTCGATCAGCACCTTCTCGGTGATCTCCGACAAGCTGCAGGAGCAGCTCAAGGACATCATCACCGCGGAGCGACCGGACTCCGAGCCCAAGCATTTCCGGTTGCCCAACCTCCTCTACAAGGCCTGCATGAACAAGAGTGAGTATTTAAAATGGATATGTTTGCCTTCTCCCAGGTTGTCTTATCTGCTCTTGGCTTACaaaatcaaatccaaatgcAAAGATATAAAATTAGAGACTATCATTCAAACAATCATAGTGGTCCTCCTATGTTAGCTTTTGTTCTTTAAACTACACTATCTTTTAtaacaagtaaataaaataaatgaagattCAGCTgttaagtttattttgttgttcaCAAACTTGGCTTTAATTTGTGGTAATCATTTTCAGCTAGCGTCGTTTAGTTGATTGCAGTTGTAAATACATTAGGTTTTCATATGTGTGGTTTAATAATTGAAGTTAATGCCTCAGCCAAGTCACTTAATTGATGGTTTTTGTTCTCATGCAGCTCTTATCGAGTCCTTGGGCGCTGAGCCAATTACTCGCGTGGCTGAAAGGCTGGGCGGATGGCCACTGATCAAGGGAGAGACCTGGAATGCGGACGACAGCTGGACCTGGCAGGAGCAGGTCAAGAAGTTCCGCACCGCCGGATTCAGCATGGACTACATCATCGACTTCTCGATCGGAGTGGATCTGCAGAACAGCACTAAGCGTCTTATAGACGTGAGTATTCTCCGATTCTTCTAAAGATTTTTGTGTAAATGTTTGCTCGTCGGTCAAAAAGAGTAAAAGTACGTAACGGgtagaatatatattcttaatcagtATCAATGAGCAAGTTGATCTGAACGTCAGGAATTTGAATGATTCTGGTAGTACACAGTCAGAGCAAGTTTATTAggaccacgcccactctaaaaCCCAAAAGTTCTCTGGAGAGGcaagtaaatatttacttgATCAATATTTGGCGATCCGAACCATTTCctaatcaaacaaatatttaaaaagctgTTTAGACATCTATTCAAACATGGTCAATGATGTCAGCACTGGCAAGTAAATATACTTCACCGCCAGATGGCGCGGCCCCTTTGTTGTCGCTGCAATAGAGTTGTAAGTAACGCCATCTGTTAGGGGAACATTTATCGTCGTTTGATTGGCTAACAGGACAATGTGAACTGTTCCGACCTTGTTTTTCTAATATATCTATACTAAGTTACTCTAATTTCATTGGTTGGAATAATACTATTAGTAAGGAATAAAAAAAGCACATGTGGTGAAAGTCCAACAACGGGAAAATACCTTCTGTAATGCCCTTTTTCTATGCGATTACCAAATAATCGTTTGTTATTCTTGAATTTTAGCTGGACCAGTCGGCTCTGGCCCTGAGTCGCGAGTACTTGGTCAAGGGCTTCAACGAGACCCTGGTGACGGCCTACTACGAGTACATGGTGGACATCGCCGTGCTCTTTGGCGCCAATAAGGACCTGGCCAAGACGGAACTGCTGAGCTCGCTGGAGTTCGAGATTGCCCTGGCCAATGTAAGTAGAGGGCATAGATAGTCACCGACCCGAAGAGTATACCAAATCTTTTTGCCCAGATCTCCTGGCCCAACGAGAAGCGTCGCAACTCCTCGGAGCTGTACAACCTGAGGACTCCGGCCCAGCTGCAGGCTGCCTATCCCTACGTGCAGTGGGTGGACTACATGAATGCCCTGCTACCGGAGGGACTGAATGTGGCCGAGGACGAGATGATCAACCTGTCGGTGCCCAGTTTCTTCGAGGACCTCGGCAAGCTGCTGGCCAAGACGCCGAAGCGCGTCATCGCCAACTACATGTTCTGGCGCATCCATGGCTTCTCGGTGGGATTCCTGAACGAGGAGTTCCGCAAGCGACAGCTGCAGTACGCCACCGCCCTGTCTGGTCGCCAGGAGCAGGAGGCCCGCTGGAAGGAGTGCGTGGACATCGCCACTGGCAGGTTAGTGCATGCTTACCACCACCCCCTCCCAGGGGCAAGGTCATCGGGTGTTGGCTGTATCCGTATCTCGTATCTCTCGTATCTCTCGTATCTGCCCTGTTTCTGTATCTTCTTTTGGTTTCTTTGTGATTTGCAGCAGATTTCGATAGGTACTTATTAAGAGATTTGCATTAAACGTTTTCTTGACAAAGCCACAAATATAACAAACACAagaaacacacacaccatGCACAGTCAAAGGACACACTAAACCGAGCACACGCATGCTTAAAACAAGTTTACcatattattttaacattcCAATGCGTCACTAAACAAATTGGTtaggtatttttatttcttaatgtattttagattttgttataattttttttggcactttACTAGGTAAGcgtatttatttgctttgaaCTTACTGTTAGATGTTATTAAGCACAGATTCACTGTAGATAAGGATTAACACTCATTAAAACCTTTTGTTTCGAGCTTTATATTGACGGGTCTTTATCCCATTTGTTTGGTGTAGgctacattttattttggaatCAACTCTCACGAGAATCTAACCAACTAGAACAAGATTGGTTTGTATTTCTGTCTGTCCGTGACctaatgaaaatgtaatagATTTTTTCTGGACCGTaatcattataatttttataacaaaagtAATTTGATTATGattacatttcatttttatttttatttatctttatttgtgagtaattttatataacttggcataatttttatttttgaaattcaaaaataatgattatgaaagatatttttttgttatcaaaataaaactgaacTGTAAGCCCGGCATCTGAGTTAGATGTTTCGCCAAAATTGTTTCATATTCTTGTATACGGATCCCAGTGCTACCCTTAagtacttttatattttttctacagtgatttctgattttaatttaatttattttcatataccTGAACACCGaaaattgatatattttgttaCTCGGCTGCGACTAGCGAGCAGAAACACTACATATGACCACTCCagtaaattcatttttgtttatgttttaatcTTGACCTTAAAGGATACCATTTGTTTGGTTCACGCTAGTTGGGTTCAGACGCACTCGAGGTCTCATAACTGAATATTTCGAATCGGTCAAATCAGTTCCCAGTCTTCGGTCCTAATATCCATGTTCATTTTGTGTTTCCCTTTTACGTCACAATTTCAATTACTGCACACCTCCAACCGACATCCCATTGCGCCATCTAATCGACCGGTTCTCGAATCGAATCGCAGCCTTGGCATATCCGTGGGATCACTCTACGTGCGCAAGCACTTCCACAAGGACTCGAAGGCCAACGCCCTGGAGATGGTCAACGACATCCGCAGCGTCTTCAACGACATCTTGGACGAGGTCAACTGGATGGACGCCAAGACCAAGAAGGAGGCCAAGCAGAAGCTGCACAGCATGGCCACCCACATCGGCTATCCCGATGAGATGCTCGACAACGAGAAGCTCGCCGCGTACTATGCCAAGCTGGACATCGATCCTGCCAAGTACTTCGAGTCCTTCCTGGGCATGAACATCTTCGGCACGGACTACTCCTTCAACAAACTGCGACTGCCGGTCAACAAGACGGACTGGGTTCGTCACGCTCGACCGGCGATCGTGAACGCCTTCTACTCCTCCCTGGAAAACAGTATTCGTAAGTCTCACTcacatcaaacaaaaatagggCTTTTCCAATCTCTGACCTGTGGCATTTTCCGCTTTTGGGAAAGCTGCACTGAATAATCAACGaatttaaaagataaatttgatctagtttttgatttaacttCTGCGTTTCAATCAATTTACGTATGGTTAGtttctataatattttattataaaataacccatatttttagaaagttttgtagttttcgtaaaataaatacaaagttGTCTACCTATTTGATATTTAACATCCTAAAAGCCTTTGTTCTGTTAGTCTTCTCTTTTAAAATGCTTATGTTAATATAAGCAAGccgtttatttaattttcataaagtACTTTATGGTAGGGAATTTTAAGAATtcagtaaatatttaactgtTTAGTCGCTAACAATGTCATTAGTTAGGAtcctatatttttttaaagtttctgaaattattatattttgaacaGAATTCCCCGCCGGCATCCTGCAGGGACACTTCTTCAACGCCCAACGGCCCAAGTACATGAACTTTGGCGCTATTGGCTACGTAATTGGCCACGAGATTACCCACGGCTTTGACGACCAGGGTCGTCAGTTTGATGTGAAGGGCAACCTGCGGGACTGGTGGCAGCCGGACACCCAGAAGGCCTACCTGGCCAAGGCGAAATGCATCATCGAGCAGTATGGCAACTACACGGAGAGGGCGACGGGTCTGAACGTAAGCGATCCTCTCTGGAGGGTAGGCAAAATCTAAAGTATAGTTTTTCTCGACAGTTGAATGGAATCAACACTCAGGGCGAAAATATAGCCGATAACGGGGGAGTCAAGGAGTCGTACATCGCGTACCGAAGATGGGTGGAGAAGCACGGACCAGAGCCAAAGCTTCCCGGACTGGACTACACCCCCGAACAGATGTTTTGGGTGGCAGCCGGACAGACCTGGTGTGCCAAATATCGTAAAGGTGGGTTTAATATGTCAAGAAATATCGAGTATTAGTTCAGAAGCCTCaaaagtatttgttttatgtACTTGCCATCATCATTTAAAGCAATATCGATTTTATAagtagaaattaaaataaatgccaacCAAAAtccatattaaattttatcacCGTTGGATTGAACAGATTTGTTTGCTGGTAGaaaccataaatattttagattgtttttttaaagatgaCTAAAATTGGTTAACCAGaacttttgataaaaattaagataataaagtaaagtaagataaaaatggtaacaaaaaagttttaagaatAATTCCCTTAATAAAACTGCCTATGTACTGTCTATCTTTCAAGCGGATCATTGGCTGACTTAAGACAAGGAACTAACCATAGTCTATTAAGAGATGCACTATCAAATTTATACTACATTTTAATCGTGTCTGTTTAATCGTTGCAGAATCTCTCAAGATGCGTATTACCACAGGCGTGCATTCGCCATCCGAGTTCCGAGTCCTTGGATCGCTCAGCAATATGAAGGACTTCTCCAAGGACTTCCAGTGTCCGGAGGGCTCCCCCATGAACCCGATTCAGAAGTGCGAAGTGTGGTAGGACCTGTTTCGACATTGATTGCGAGTTGGCAAATTGTGACCGTCGTGGCGCGATAAGTAATAGAATGCATGGAATGCCAGCGATCAAGCCCGATTCTAGAAGGGCTAATCTCAAGtagaaatacaaatacaatacCAAGCGTATTTATGATAAGTGTGCATTATGTAAAAAtcgtatttaataaaaaatttgtttatatgtaatatataaattacttttcataattttaatacatttttcgtTTTGTATAACTGGTGAGCTGATCTATCAATTAGCggtattttattaattgtttgatGTGAGTCATATTTTGGCATcctaaaaaatacataagcaTCGAAATGGGGTGAATGAGacttaaaaaccaaaataaatatttttcaaaaaaaaaactgaccAACCTGTCACAGGAATTTACTAATTTTTGTCTctttaacaaaattgtttacctttacgatttaatattaattacattatCTTTAGATAAATAGATAATTAGTTTGTTCaatattgtaaattaattacattatcTTTAGATAAATAGATAATTTCagttctttatattttttttacaggtATTATGTAAGGTGTAAAGGATCAtagtttacaaaaatttgtttggacAAACCAACTAGATGGAATCGGCTGTTAAtgttaatcaaaataataccCATATGCTTTTTAGAGACGTAAACCAAATCATCTTGcagttaataaattaatttggacgaaatttaaaaactcgAGCCTAGTCGATATACTAAATGCACTCGATTTAATGACTGCCGGCTATCGATACGGATTGTCCGATTGTCACGAAAAATATCGATGGAGAAACACCGAAAACATCGAagtttgaaatataattttgtttcttgccaaacttttgttcttatttatttatatgttattGCCTAAAATTAGGAGCTGGTCCACAACAACTCGCACGAAGATGCAGAGACTCaaataaagttatataaaCCACTTGAGTTAAGTACGCAAGAACTGGAGTGAGAAGTTAACTGGCACGAAAATATCGTTAGTGACGGATAAACATCGATCATCTCTGCTAAACATCGATATGACCGATTATTGAAAATATCGATGACATCGATATTTCTACACCTCTTATCGATACGACCTTTCTTGCATCCCTAAAACATCGCGCAGCGTGGCCGAGTAGAAATTTTTGCGGAAATTTCCCTTGCAAATCTTCGCCAGCAGAAATAGAAATGTCGGCCCTCAATCTGACCGTTCGCGTGCACCCGGTGGTGCTCTTCCAGGTGGTGGACGCCTTCGAGCGCCGGAACGCAGACTCGCACCGCGTCATCGGCACGCTGCTCGGGTCCGTGGACAAGGGAGTGGTGGAGGTGACCAACTGCTTCTGTGTGCCGCACAAGGAGCACGACGACCAGGTGGAGGCCGAGCTCAGCTACGCCCTGGACATGTACGACCTCAACCGCAAGGTGAACTCCAACGAGAGCGTGGTGGGCTGGTGGGCCACCGGCAACGACGTGACCAACCACAGCTCCGTGATCCACGAGTACTACGCCCGCGAGTGCAACAACCCGGTGCACCTCACCGTGGACACCTCGCTGCAGGGCGGCCGCATGGGTCTGCGTGCCTACGTCTGCATCCAGCTCGGAGTGCCCGGCGGCAAGAGCGGCTGCATGTTCACTCCCATTCCCGTCGAGCTGACCAGCTACGAGCCGGAGACCTTCGGCCTGAAGCTGCTCCAGAAGACCGTGGGCGTGTCGCCCGCCCACCGGCCCAAAACCGTGCCGCCCATGCTGGACCTGGCCCAAATTTCGGAGGCCTCCACGAAGCTGCAGTCGCTGCTGGACCTGATCCTCAAGTACGTCGACGACGTGATCGCCCACAAGGTGACGCCGGACAACGCCGTTGGCCGCCAGCTGCTGGACCTCATCCACTCCGTGCCGCACATGACCCACGAGCAGTTCACCCAAATGTTCAACGCCAACGTGCGCAACCTCCTGCTGGTCATCACGCTCTCCCAACTCATCAAAACCCAGCTGCAGCTCAACGAGAAACTTACCTTCCTGCCCACCGCCTAGAAGAGCGTGCGGTAGCGAAGTGGGGATGTCTACTTACGACAAAATTGTAAATGCAGATTGTGTTGGATTGTGTTTTctatcaataataataaagtgcTCGGATCGCCAGAATAACAAAACATGTGTATCGACTAACTGGTCAGGTTGCCTTACCCATATGTGGCACacttttaaataactattttttatcACACCTAGGTTACTTCTTCGTCCTTAGAGTAAATAAAGTCTGGatgcaaaattcaatttcagtGATTAGTTTAAAACACGCTATTAGCTTGCCATAGGAGAAAAAAGGCAAATGTTCAtctaaataataaaccaaaactTTGTTGATAAAGATTCCTTTAATTCcagatttaaaaattaaaatatgaaaaaagaaagaaattttaaaaaaatcactgGGTTGCGCACTCAAAGAGAATATAGAAGTTCACGCCGAACTGTATTATGTTTGCTGTTTTATGTTTGCTATTGACGAAAGTAATACTAATTGAAAAAAGACTTTTCtgattgctttttttttatggcaaggggtattattataattgctGCCTAAAAGTATTCCACACATTTTGCTCACAAGTTTCACCTTGCATATGATTTGCACCACAGACTATAAGAATATTATAGAGTCTTTGATTCCACACTATACACTATATCATatggatatttatttttaggtaaAAAGTGCTGCAGCTTTTCATATAAGAACGTATTACCAATTGTTGTCTTTGTCACACATGGTGTAGTCATTATAGATGACGATACATATTTTCCTATTTCCCCGCTAATCTAGTggatttttcaaaacttacGTTTTCAcgaacaatttaatttatacaaacaGTGTAAAGAAACACgtaaacattttcatttgtttttaaaattagttttgaaaGTCTTGAAATAGTCAGATCGAAACCTTTTGATCGGAATACCACTCTTTCCGATGTGAGTATCACTAAAGTTTTTTAGCTCTAAGTTAAAAACTTTACCACGATGTCGTCGCCCGTccacaattttatatttttaagcccAAAATCTTTTACCAAtacacaattttatttacgtCATTCAAATGTGTAAAAAATTTGTCGCCTATCAATTTGATTTCAGACGTTTGGTAAGTTGATTGTACTATCGTCAGAATTTCCTAACTCTTCAAGAATTATTTTCCAGTTATAAATtaaggtattttttttaagccataGTCTGATCACTGTGTAAAGGTATATAAATTGGTGGCACAATATTATTAACACATGGATcaaaaaagccaaacaaacgAATTTTCTTCTTTGAAGTACTTTATTATAGAACTAAGCGAAATTCAAATGGATTCTTTGATGTATTTTTACAGAAAAATTATTCATATACCgataaagtttaaaagttaatCATAAAATTCAAGAAGTGTATATGATATacatgtttttgatttttatgcttaattacaataaataagaataacGACAATTAGAAATTAAATCTTTCACGTTATATGCACATCTCATGTAGTATTTAATATGTTCTTATGTTAGTGTGTTGCGTGTGGATGGGTATTTGTATATAGTTTTAGGTACATTGGATACGTCTTTAGGTATTTTATGTGGGCTGGGGCGTGTAGGATAGATAGAAACACAGAAATGTTAGATTTAGAAGTAACCGAATGCTCGGAAGCAAAAAGAGCAAACATCAGCATTGTTTGTTAAATGAATGTACAATTTTCATTTGTCTGtggatatatatatgtaggcaatatacaatttcaaaattttaacaacGTTCACAGaacttttttctttctatttgttcaatattcttttgtttaatattcttCAATACACATTTTAACCGTTTTTTCCTTAGACGTGGCATAAAACTTTAGAGAGCTTGGCTTTTCAAacatatatgtgtgtatatataacGTCGGATTTTCAAACACGTAGAATATCgtttataaaaagttaaaatctGAGTCAAAAAGCAATGCAgacattcaaaaaatttcgtACTTATATAGAAGCGATTAACACTAATCTGAAACGTTTTGCTTTTGACTTTGTTCTCAACATGGATAAATGTAGTGtat
This genomic window from Drosophila gunungcola strain Sukarami chromosome 3R, Dgunungcola_SK_2, whole genome shotgun sequence contains:
- the LOC128252600 gene encoding neprilysin-2, which encodes MQTVIKNPNWWRRRTKLERSLLVVSGILFVAAAAGFGLWLNDALKAAGSPENPQATALHGDSTTINKVPMGSAPKGKAGEDSSSDVCLSQECIHTASTVLRKMRPEVEPCDNFYEFACGTYLEEENIPDDKVSISTFSVISDKLQEQLKDIITAERPDSEPKHFRLPNLLYKACMNKTLIESLGAEPITRVAERLGGWPLIKGETWNADDSWTWQEQVKKFRTAGFSMDYIIDFSIGVDLQNSTKRLIDLDQSALALSREYLVKGFNETLVTAYYEYMVDIAVLFGANKDLAKTELLSSLEFEIALANISWPNEKRRNSSELYNLRTPAQLQAAYPYVQWVDYMNALLPEGLNVAEDEMINLSVPSFFEDLGKLLAKTPKRVIANYMFWRIHGFSVGFLNEEFRKRQLQYATALSGRQEQEARWKECVDIATGSLGISVGSLYVRKHFHKDSKANALEMVNDIRSVFNDILDEVNWMDAKTKKEAKQKLHSMATHIGYPDEMLDNEKLAAYYAKLDIDPAKYFESFLGMNIFGTDYSFNKLRLPVNKTDWVRHARPAIVNAFYSSLENSIQFPAGILQGHFFNAQRPKYMNFGAIGYVIGHEITHGFDDQGRQFDVKGNLRDWWQPDTQKAYLAKAKCIIEQYGNYTERATGLNLNGINTQGENIADNGGVKESYIAYRRWVEKHGPEPKLPGLDYTPEQMFWVAAGQTWCAKYRKESLKMRITTGVHSPSEFRVLGSLSNMKDFSKDFQCPEGSPMNPIQKCEVW
- the LOC128266438 gene encoding eukaryotic translation initiation factor 3 subunit F-1, whose product is MSALNLTVRVHPVVLFQVVDAFERRNADSHRVIGTLLGSVDKGVVEVTNCFCVPHKEHDDQVEAELSYALDMYDLNRKVNSNESVVGWWATGNDVTNHSSVIHEYYARECNNPVHLTVDTSLQGGRMGLRAYVCIQLGVPGGKSGCMFTPIPVELTSYEPETFGLKLLQKTVGVSPAHRPKTVPPMLDLAQISEASTKLQSLLDLILKYVDDVIAHKVTPDNAVGRQLLDLIHSVPHMTHEQFTQMFNANVRNLLLVITLSQLIKTQLQLNEKLTFLPTA